From Etheostoma cragini isolate CJK2018 chromosome 14, CSU_Ecrag_1.0, whole genome shotgun sequence, the proteins below share one genomic window:
- the kifc1 gene encoding kinesin-like protein KIFC1 — protein sequence MSRLPVSASKRTLSSSSSENGQDFGPAQKKMCKDRETVKPRSAATIIGGRRPAVGPTKAPISRPVRAGVAATVAVGPSRGVLKQTVASTIPKAGGAGASKRPPWDLKGKVSDMEGKVRNFQTKIKSVNQENEVLKDTVVQAHTKVSEMEKSLTRQRNQISEYEKELQALLGVREELKKVSGDKSLLEKELSNLEGKYKVMETLRDSQETELQALKMKLSVQESALARLQTTLTNTEEEVSLLKDTVVQQKDELHAGEMERRRLHNTIQELKGNIRVFCRVRPLVDGGLSKHIQLPVSDNTTITLAKTEESHTGKTSDTQKNYNFNFDRVFGPQASQQEVFEEISLLVQSALDGYNVCCFAYGQTGSGKTYTMEGSEYDDYRGVIPRAVKQIFRAAEKLEAQGWEFTFTASFVEIYNETLRDLLFTGKASKRPEHEIRKSTNNEVTITNLTYEKVSNEDQVLGLIMLANKNRSTAQTAQNDRSSRSHSVFQLDIEGVNVGRDVKCKSTLCLVDLAGSERMLKSQSQGERFKEMTAINGSLSNLGIVISALANKESYVPYRNSKLTYLLQGCLGGNSKTLMFVNIAPEPDSFGETLNSLRFASKVNDCVIGTASANRK from the exons ATGTCCCGCTTGCCAGTTAGTGCAAGCAAGAGGACTCtttccagcagcagctcagagaaTGGCCAAGACTTTGGGCCTGCTCAG aagAAGATGTGTAAGGACCGAGAGACCGTGAAACCACGTTCAGCAGCTACAATCATCGGTGGCAGGCGGCCCGCTGTTGGACCAACCAAGGCGCCTATTT CTAGGCCGGTCAGAGCTGGAGTAGCTGCCACTGTGGCTGTTGGTCCCTCCAGAG GCGTCCTGAAACAAACAGTTGCATCCACTATCCCAAAAGCAG GTGGGGCTGGCGCCAGCAAACGTCCACCATGGGACCTGAAGGGCAAGGTCAGCGACATGGAGGGCAAGGTCCGGAACTTCCAGACCAAGATCAAGTCTGTAAACCAGGAGAATGAAGTTCTCAAAGATACAGTGGTCCAGGCCCACACAAAAGTgtctgaaatggaaaaaagtctTACGAGGCAGAGGAACCAGATAAG TGAGTATGAGAAGGAGCTGCAGGCATTGTTGGGAGTGAGGGAAGAGTTGAAGAAAGTGTCTGGAGATAAAAGCCTTCTTGAAAAGGAGCTCTCCAACTTGGAGGGAAAGTACAAGGTCATGGAGACTCTCCGAGACAGCCAGGAGACAGAGCTGCAAGCTCTCAAG ATGAAGCTTTCAGTGCAGGAGTCGGCTCTGGCCCGCCTGCAGACGACcctcacaaacacagaggaagaggTCTCCCTTCTCAAAGACACGGTGGTCCAGCAGAAAGACGAGCTTCATGCTGGGGAGATGGAGCGCAGGAGGCTCCACAATACCATCCAGGAGCTTAAG GGCAATATCAGGGTCTTTTGCAGAGTGCGCCCACTGGTGGATGGAGGCCTCAGCAAACACATTCAGCTCCCGGTCAGTGACAACACGACAATAACACTGGCCAAAACAGAGGAG TCTCACACAGGCAAAACGTCTGATACTCAGAAGAATtacaatttcaattttgaccgGGTGTTTGGCCCCCAGGCTTCACAACAAGAG GTCTTTGAAGAGATCTCACTACTGGTGCAGTCAGCTTTGGATGGCTATAATGTCTGCTGCTTTGCCTATGGCCAGACCGGAAGTGGGAAGACGTACACCATGGAGGGAAGCGAGTATGATGATTACAGGGGTGTCATTCCCAGAGCAGTGAAGCAAATCTTCCGAGCAGCAGAGAAACTGGAAGCACAAGGCTGGGAG tTTACCTTCACAGCAAGCTTTGTTGAAATTTACAACGAGACCCTGCGAGACCTCCTCTTCACCGGCAAGGCCAGCAAGAGGCCCGAGCACGAGATCCGAAAGTCGACAAACAACGAGGTGACCATCACCAACCTCACCTACGAAAAGGTCTCCAACGAGGATCAG GTTCTCGGCCTGATTATGTTGGCCAATAAAAATCGCTCCACAGCCCAGACTGCCCAGAATGACCGCTCATCTCGCTCCCATTCAGTCTTTCAGCTGGACATCGAGGGAGTGAATGTTGGCCGGGATGTCAAATGCAAGT CCACTTTGTGCCTAGTGGACTTGGCTGGCAGTGAGAGAATGCTGAAGAGTCAGTCTCAGGGCGAGCGTTTTAAAGAGATGACGGCAATCAACGGCTCCCTGTCCAACCTGGGCATCGTCATCAGCGCGCTGGCCAACAAG GAGAGCTACGTTCCGTACAGGAACTCAAAGCTTACCTACCTTCTGCAGGGCTGCCTGGGTGGCAACAGCAAAAC ACTCATGTTTGTGAACATCGCCCCAGAGCCGGACAGCTTTGGGGAAACCCTCAACTCCCTGAGGTTTGCCAGCAAG GTGAACGACTGTGTAATTGGGACCGCGAGTGCCAACAGAAAGTAG